Proteins from a single region of Chryseobacterium sp. W4I1:
- a CDS encoding phage holin family protein, whose protein sequence is MIETIKEYASKRIDLLKIEATEKSSLSAGLITYFVVLLVAFTFFIILFNFGIAFLIGKALNNTSYGFLIVAGFYVIVMAFIVAFKNKLVNTVADQVIKFLNHNH, encoded by the coding sequence ATGATAGAGACTATAAAAGAATACGCCTCAAAGAGAATAGACCTTCTGAAAATAGAAGCCACCGAAAAGTCTTCTCTTTCTGCCGGGCTCATCACCTACTTTGTAGTGCTGCTAGTTGCTTTTACTTTTTTTATTATCCTTTTTAATTTTGGAATTGCATTTCTGATTGGCAAGGCTCTGAATAATACCTCTTATGGATTCCTGATCGTTGCCGGATTTTATGTAATCGTGATGGCGTTTATTGTTGCTTTTAAAAATAAGCTTGTCAATACGGTTGCAGACCAGGTTATTAAGTTTTTAAATCATAATCATTAA
- a CDS encoding LptF/LptG family permease: MLKILDRYIIKTFFGPFFFIFSVLFFIFIVNIIWVQLGQFMGKGLSYWQILKLLFYLGVSVVSLVLPLTILLASIMSFGEFGERYELAAMKAAGISLTRVMAPLLGVATVLAIMLFFFSNNIIPDFQKKAKNMLFNIAQTKPALNFTPGQFLDQIPGYMVKFDKIYGENGEIIEGVFIHRKASTYENQQSIIAEKGRFVPAANKNFLKLELYNGYVFEDNFAGRGENVRLKQPDQAIKFDTLVSHFDIAELINKAIEKEQITDDYRFQTYGQLNETVAKTKKDNAAFFSSISADVLSQSNSVISYMDKTKSKVAAKQQVKLDTLKGEKKLEILFNAYNRLDNLKTSATGKTNEFSSNIKYFSKVVIYQQRIISYSVTCIIFFLIGASLGSIIRKGGMGLPVIIAIVIFIVFYVMNLGIENVSWGGGMSPYLAAWLPNFILLPFGIWMTYKALTDSQLFDAEKYKALFKPITKLFVKTKEHKRYQ, from the coding sequence ATGTTAAAAATACTAGACCGATATATTATAAAAACCTTCTTTGGACCGTTTTTCTTTATATTCAGCGTTTTGTTTTTCATCTTTATTGTAAACATTATCTGGGTTCAGCTGGGGCAGTTCATGGGAAAAGGATTAAGCTACTGGCAGATCCTGAAACTTCTTTTTTACCTTGGGGTAAGTGTTGTCAGTTTAGTACTTCCACTTACCATCCTTCTGGCCAGCATTATGTCCTTTGGTGAATTTGGAGAACGATACGAGCTTGCAGCGATGAAAGCAGCAGGAATTTCTTTGACAAGAGTAATGGCTCCACTGCTGGGAGTTGCAACGGTATTGGCCATCATGCTCTTTTTCTTCTCCAACAATATTATTCCTGATTTTCAGAAGAAGGCCAAGAATATGCTTTTCAATATTGCTCAAACCAAACCTGCCTTAAATTTTACGCCAGGACAGTTCCTTGACCAGATTCCGGGATATATGGTGAAGTTTGATAAGATCTACGGTGAAAATGGTGAAATCATTGAAGGTGTTTTTATCCACCGAAAAGCCAGCACTTACGAAAATCAGCAGTCTATTATAGCTGAAAAGGGAAGATTTGTTCCTGCAGCCAATAAAAACTTTCTTAAGCTGGAGCTGTATAACGGTTATGTATTTGAAGATAACTTTGCAGGCAGAGGTGAAAATGTAAGACTGAAGCAACCGGATCAGGCCATCAAATTTGATACTCTTGTTTCCCATTTTGATATTGCGGAGCTTATCAATAAGGCTATTGAAAAAGAGCAGATCACGGATGACTACCGTTTCCAGACTTACGGACAGCTTAATGAAACGGTTGCTAAAACCAAAAAAGATAATGCCGCGTTCTTTTCAAGCATTAGCGCCGATGTCCTTAGCCAGTCCAATTCAGTAATCAGCTATATGGACAAAACCAAGTCTAAAGTGGCAGCAAAACAGCAGGTAAAGCTAGATACTTTAAAAGGAGAGAAAAAACTGGAAATCCTTTTTAATGCCTACAACAGACTGGACAACTTGAAGACTAGCGCTACCGGAAAGACTAATGAGTTCAGCTCCAATATAAAATATTTCAGCAAAGTGGTCATTTATCAGCAGAGAATTATCTCTTATTCTGTAACGTGTATTATTTTCTTCCTGATCGGTGCGAGTTTAGGTTCGATTATCAGAAAAGGGGGAATGGGACTTCCGGTCATCATTGCGATCGTCATTTTCATTGTTTTCTATGTAATGAATCTCGGTATCGAGAATGTATCATGGGGGGGAGGAATGAGCCCGTATTTAGCAGCATGGCTCCCCAATTTCATCCTTCTTCCTTTTGGAATATGGATGACCTATAAAGCGCTTACCGATTCACAGCTGTTCGATGCTGAAAAGTATAAAGCACTGTTCAAACCTATTACAAAGTTATTTGTTAAAACTAAGGAACATAAGAGATACCAATAG
- a CDS encoding phosphoribosyl-ATP pyrophosphatase, protein MGRNYESIEELRRKKKLLKSEISDLENLLTFKNTKESLSAFTNGLTDQYLQEKVDEDGDEKVVLRKDVIARQLTSEVKDMFINKNTAVGIASTALGGNVTDSLIKLGITALVGNYAKKNMKSPNWKKKLLGAAMIYLAPIALKYVRKKLEVYQKNKSVSSLEQLI, encoded by the coding sequence ATGGGCAGAAATTACGAAAGCATCGAAGAATTAAGAAGAAAGAAAAAACTGCTTAAAAGTGAAATCAGTGATCTTGAGAATCTTCTTACCTTTAAAAATACAAAAGAAAGCCTCAGCGCATTTACCAATGGTCTTACAGATCAATACCTGCAGGAAAAAGTAGATGAAGATGGGGATGAAAAAGTCGTACTCCGGAAAGATGTCATTGCCCGACAGCTTACTTCCGAAGTTAAAGATATGTTCATCAATAAAAATACTGCAGTAGGTATTGCAAGTACAGCGTTAGGTGGTAATGTGACGGACAGCTTGATCAAACTGGGCATCACAGCGCTGGTAGGAAATTACGCTAAAAAGAACATGAAAAGCCCCAACTGGAAGAAAAAACTTCTTGGTGCCGCCATGATTTACCTAGCTCCTATTGCCTTGAAGTATGTCAGAAAAAAACTGGAGGTTTACCAGAAAAATAAAAGTGTTTCAAGCCTGGAACAGCTGATATAG
- a CDS encoding RNA methyltransferase translates to MLTAHTIKVLQSLDKKKFRQKYNLFLVEGNKIICELSESNFKVKEIFSTDPQKLDRTDVPVTQITENELKKISFLKTPKDSVAVCYLPEEEKMKDKDVQLVLDGIQDPGNLGTIIRLADWFGIEQIICSEDTVDFYNPKVIQATMGSFTRVNMVYTNLTNYLSKTENVNIGTDMEGENIYTFERPEKMNLILGNEGNGMRPETEKLLQKCVTIPRFGKSQSTESLNVSMAAGIILGQLFSK, encoded by the coding sequence ATGCTTACAGCTCATACAATAAAAGTTTTACAGTCTTTAGATAAAAAGAAGTTCAGACAAAAATACAATTTGTTTTTGGTTGAAGGTAATAAAATCATTTGTGAACTTTCTGAATCTAATTTTAAAGTTAAAGAAATATTTTCTACCGATCCGCAAAAATTGGACCGTACAGATGTTCCCGTTACCCAGATTACTGAAAATGAGCTGAAAAAAATCAGCTTCCTGAAAACACCCAAAGATTCCGTGGCGGTATGTTATCTGCCAGAGGAAGAAAAAATGAAGGATAAAGATGTTCAGCTTGTTCTGGATGGAATTCAGGATCCTGGAAACCTGGGGACAATCATTCGCTTGGCCGACTGGTTCGGAATAGAGCAGATTATCTGCAGCGAAGATACCGTAGACTTTTATAATCCGAAAGTGATCCAGGCTACTATGGGATCTTTTACGAGAGTAAATATGGTTTATACAAACCTTACCAATTATCTTTCAAAAACAGAAAATGTAAATATAGGAACGGATATGGAGGGAGAGAATATTTATACTTTTGAACGGCCGGAAAAGATGAACCTGATCCTTGGGAATGAAGGAAACGGTATGAGGCCGGAAACGGAAAAACTTCTTCAGAAGTGTGTAACTATTCCAAGATTTGGAAAATCCCAGTCTACAGAAAGTCTTAATGTTTCTATGGCTGCGGGAATTATTTTGGGACAATTATTTAGTAAATAG
- a CDS encoding outer membrane lipoprotein carrier protein LolA — MKNSISKIIVGSFVIGAVGFADAQKIDAKAKKILDDITANYKSKKNSYFKFSFGTGLNGQVNKTEPGIYYSAGEKYKLKIMDTEQIFDGAKIYNINADDMEVTIAKPNGSSSMFSPINYLSTYRNDYNVTYNGKKNVNGVNADFIKLTPVKSNGIQYVYIFVDSVKKQMVKLEQHGNNKDVAVIAIKEYKENQELDPNMFVFDKNKFKNYVITEL; from the coding sequence ATGAAAAATAGTATTTCAAAAATTATAGTCGGAAGTTTTGTAATAGGTGCAGTAGGATTTGCCGATGCTCAGAAAATTGATGCAAAAGCTAAAAAAATTCTGGATGATATTACAGCCAATTACAAGTCAAAAAAGAATTCTTACTTCAAGTTTTCTTTCGGAACAGGTTTAAACGGTCAGGTCAACAAAACCGAGCCTGGAATTTATTATTCTGCAGGAGAAAAGTATAAGCTTAAGATCATGGATACGGAACAAATCTTTGACGGGGCTAAAATTTACAACATCAATGCAGATGATATGGAAGTAACAATTGCAAAACCTAACGGAAGCAGCAGCATGTTCTCCCCTATCAATTATCTTTCAACCTATAGAAACGATTACAACGTAACTTATAACGGTAAGAAAAACGTTAATGGTGTAAATGCAGATTTCATTAAACTGACTCCTGTAAAATCTAACGGAATACAGTATGTTTACATTTTTGTAGATTCTGTGAAGAAACAAATGGTAAAACTGGAGCAGCACGGAAATAACAAAGATGTGGCAGTAATTGCTATCAAAGAATATAAGGAAAACCAGGAGCTGGATCCGAATATGTTTGTTTTTGATAAGAATAAGTTCAAAAATTATGTGATCACAGAGCTTTAA
- a CDS encoding BamA/TamA family outer membrane protein, which translates to MSCKHYKNSPQKYYKIISFATFVGLLYACSTTKKVPEGEYLLTKNNFKFEDQKESFDDELKDYVQQKPNKKQLLFMPLSLGFYNMANPKYDTLLNEYMTYPSEMRDQKLRDSLFLKYDMKSSVGKSLFMDRLLHSWGSPPVILDQTRSEKSAQSIEKRLTYRGFWDADVSFKHDIDSASKKATVNYLIKHNDPTYIKDYYYNITDPTVKGLYWQKLDKSLIRSGQRLDQTVLEKEVTRITDMMRENGYYRFNSSNEEIYFVADSLKSKKQVPLTLEIHKDSADHPYKVATIGNIDVAIVNEASDFPKNTVKDSLRRIRFHKMDNSYKTSSLWRAVIVDSKKVYEQKNLDLTKRNFIAMNNFSILKARDSLRRGGGTSPNDSIVDVLYILKPLPKYELKLGTDINYSQLLNLGVSPSVDLTTRNVFKGAENLSTSISGTFGSIRSTKNIDKREIAYEISAQASLNFPRLLLPFNYYKFLPKRYTPTSSILLGASVQNNIGLGRVNFNTGLNYQANVNDQVSHRLTLFNTQVSLTKNKDAYYDYFANDELIRRDVFASYFATQPELGQQFNSGQLSIDYISKKIVDDPNYQGTLDQKGQDLLTAFKGTLVNKDRQTQDVIISSMIYNFVYNEIGKKDYPNAFYFNGKVELAGNILSIFNQKRDEGGVVTSPQRTIFGIPYAQFVKFDIDTRKYFKFNGNQTLVLRQFIGVGIPYGNSKNMPVIKSYFNGGSNDIRAWVAFGGLGPADSQLDERVRTYMTENIKLTTNIEYRIPFNEMYEGAIFTDIGNTWSLNNSTENSSYDDEFKFNKFLGQMGIGSGFGLRLNIAYITFRLDLAYKIYDPNKAEGDRWRFKNFQPFKPTLNIAFGYPF; encoded by the coding sequence ATGAGCTGTAAGCATTATAAGAATTCTCCTCAAAAATATTATAAAATTATCTCATTTGCAACATTTGTTGGTTTACTTTATGCGTGTAGTACAACAAAAAAAGTTCCGGAGGGCGAATATCTGCTTACCAAAAACAACTTTAAGTTTGAAGATCAGAAGGAATCTTTTGATGATGAACTGAAAGATTACGTACAGCAGAAGCCCAATAAAAAGCAACTTCTATTCATGCCGCTGAGTTTAGGGTTTTATAATATGGCCAATCCTAAATACGATACTTTACTCAACGAATACATGACGTATCCAAGTGAAATGAGGGACCAAAAACTAAGAGATTCCCTGTTTCTTAAATATGATATGAAAAGCAGTGTAGGAAAATCTCTGTTTATGGACCGTTTGCTTCACAGCTGGGGAAGTCCTCCTGTAATCCTGGATCAGACAAGAAGTGAAAAAAGTGCACAATCTATTGAAAAAAGACTTACTTACAGAGGTTTTTGGGATGCTGATGTAAGCTTTAAACATGATATTGATTCTGCTTCTAAAAAAGCTACCGTAAATTATCTGATTAAACATAATGATCCTACCTATATTAAGGATTACTATTATAATATTACCGACCCTACGGTAAAAGGTCTCTATTGGCAAAAACTGGACAAGAGTCTTATCAGATCAGGGCAAAGACTGGATCAGACTGTTCTTGAAAAGGAAGTGACAAGAATTACTGATATGATGCGCGAAAACGGATATTACAGATTTAACAGTTCCAATGAAGAAATCTATTTCGTAGCAGATTCCCTGAAAAGTAAAAAACAGGTTCCTCTTACCCTGGAGATCCATAAAGATTCTGCAGATCATCCTTACAAAGTCGCTACTATAGGAAATATAGACGTTGCTATTGTGAATGAAGCGAGCGACTTTCCTAAAAATACAGTTAAGGACAGTTTAAGAAGAATAAGGTTCCATAAAATGGACAATAGCTATAAGACATCTTCCTTGTGGAGAGCTGTTATTGTAGACAGTAAAAAGGTTTATGAACAGAAAAATCTGGACCTTACAAAGAGAAATTTCATTGCCATGAATAACTTCAGTATTCTGAAAGCAAGAGATTCTCTGAGAAGAGGTGGTGGCACATCACCAAACGACAGTATTGTTGATGTTCTGTATATCTTAAAACCACTTCCAAAATATGAACTTAAGTTAGGAACAGATATCAATTACTCCCAGCTCCTGAATCTTGGGGTATCTCCTTCTGTGGATCTTACCACCAGAAATGTCTTCAAAGGGGCGGAAAACCTTTCCACCAGCATTTCAGGAACGTTCGGATCTATCAGAAGTACAAAGAATATTGATAAGAGAGAGATTGCTTACGAGATTTCGGCACAGGCATCCCTTAATTTTCCCAGATTGCTTTTACCATTCAATTATTATAAATTCCTGCCAAAAAGATATACACCAACTTCCTCTATCCTTTTGGGAGCTTCGGTACAGAATAATATCGGCTTGGGAAGAGTCAATTTTAATACAGGTTTAAATTACCAGGCGAATGTCAATGATCAGGTGTCTCACAGGCTTACCCTTTTCAATACACAGGTCAGTCTTACCAAAAACAAAGATGCTTATTATGATTATTTTGCCAATGATGAGCTCATCAGAAGAGATGTGTTTGCAAGTTACTTTGCCACTCAGCCAGAGCTTGGACAGCAGTTTAATTCCGGTCAGTTATCCATCGATTACATTTCAAAAAAAATTGTTGATGATCCCAATTATCAGGGGACACTTGATCAGAAAGGGCAAGATCTTCTGACAGCATTCAAGGGAACTCTAGTGAATAAAGACAGACAAACCCAGGATGTTATTATTTCTTCTATGATTTATAATTTTGTTTATAATGAGATTGGTAAAAAAGATTATCCCAATGCCTTCTATTTTAATGGAAAAGTAGAGCTTGCCGGTAATATTTTAAGCATATTCAATCAGAAAAGAGATGAAGGAGGAGTGGTAACAAGTCCACAGAGAACCATCTTTGGAATTCCTTACGCTCAATTTGTGAAATTTGATATTGACACCAGAAAATATTTTAAATTCAATGGAAATCAGACCTTGGTTTTACGTCAGTTCATTGGAGTTGGTATTCCTTATGGAAACTCTAAGAATATGCCTGTTATCAAGTCTTATTTCAATGGGGGATCCAATGATATCAGAGCTTGGGTAGCCTTCGGAGGACTAGGTCCCGCAGATTCTCAACTTGACGAAAGAGTTCGTACCTATATGACTGAAAATATAAAGCTAACGACCAACATAGAATATCGAATTCCGTTTAATGAAATGTATGAAGGAGCCATATTCACCGATATAGGAAATACCTGGAGTCTTAATAATTCTACTGAGAACAGCAGTTATGATGATGAATTTAAATTCAATAAATTCTTAGGACAAATGGGAATCGGAAGTGGATTCGGCTTAAGATTGAATATCGCTTACATTACTTTCAGGCTTGATCTTGCGTATAAAATTTATGATCCGAACAAAGCTGAAGGAGACCGTTGGAGATTCAAGAACTTCCAGCCCTTCAAACCTACCCTTAATATCGCTTTCGGATATCCTTTCTAA
- the porQ gene encoding type IX secretion system protein PorQ: MKKIVILSLILSGIVSYAQTGTNVYPFLNIPVSARQAALGGDAISIRDYDVSFAIANPSLLNRDSDKQLSVNAAAYLADSKYGTVAYARDFDNGHMATINARYMSYGSIPRTDESGYENGEFKASDVAIGAGYAYQFEEDWTIGGGINFITSKIDNYTSSAISGTAGITYHNKKNKEALSLVLRNFGFQLKSFNGTRENLPFRVDLGYTRILKVIPLAVTITAHDLQELNISSDYNVNGQEVGFGRKLADHFSVGAELFPEKGFNIRLGYNVKRGNELAVADQRNFSGLSGGFGIKLRRFRIDYAHVRYHNSSNVNQIGVSMDLSSHAGE, translated from the coding sequence TTGAAGAAAATTGTCATTTTATCATTAATTCTGTCAGGAATTGTTTCTTATGCACAAACAGGAACAAATGTTTATCCTTTTTTAAACATCCCTGTATCTGCCCGACAGGCCGCCTTAGGTGGCGATGCAATTTCCATCAGAGACTATGATGTTTCCTTTGCTATTGCAAACCCTTCCCTCTTAAACAGAGATTCAGATAAACAGCTTTCAGTAAACGCTGCGGCTTATCTTGCCGACTCCAAATATGGTACAGTAGCTTATGCCAGAGATTTTGACAATGGACATATGGCCACAATCAATGCCAGATACATGAGTTACGGAAGTATTCCCAGAACAGATGAAAGCGGTTACGAGAACGGTGAATTCAAAGCATCAGATGTAGCTATCGGTGCAGGATACGCCTATCAGTTTGAAGAAGACTGGACCATTGGTGGGGGAATTAATTTTATTACTTCAAAAATTGACAACTATACTTCTTCTGCAATTTCAGGAACTGCAGGGATCACATACCATAATAAAAAGAACAAAGAAGCACTTTCTCTTGTATTGAGAAATTTCGGTTTCCAGTTGAAATCATTTAACGGAACCCGGGAAAATCTTCCTTTCAGAGTAGACCTGGGATATACAAGAATCCTTAAAGTCATTCCACTTGCTGTTACCATTACGGCTCACGACCTCCAGGAGCTTAATATTTCCTCCGATTATAACGTAAACGGACAGGAGGTAGGTTTTGGAAGAAAACTTGCAGACCACTTTTCTGTGGGTGCAGAACTCTTCCCGGAAAAAGGCTTTAATATACGACTGGGTTATAATGTTAAAAGAGGAAATGAACTTGCTGTAGCGGATCAAAGAAACTTTTCAGGGCTTTCCGGAGGATTCGGAATTAAACTGAGAAGATTCCGTATAGACTATGCTCATGTACGTTACCACAACTCTTCCAATGTGAACCAGATAGGAGTTTCTATGGATCTTAGCAGCCACGCAGGGGAATAA
- the cmk gene encoding (d)CMP kinase has protein sequence MKKPVIAIDGYSSTGKSSISKVIADKLGLIHLDTGALYRGITWFALQNCIDKNNSIDLQELFSSLDQIELEFRNDNGELVLYLNHIDISKQIRTNEVSDNVSIVAKQKEVRDFLLHSQRSLAEKGGIIMDGRDIGTVVLPNADYKFFLTASIDERTNRRYFELAGLGIQADREQVKQNLIVRDKIDSEREIAPLKQAEDAIVIDNTTLTKEETIELILSYIKKF, from the coding sequence ATGAAAAAACCTGTAATAGCTATCGATGGGTACTCGTCTACCGGAAAAAGTTCAATCTCTAAGGTCATTGCCGATAAACTGGGTCTTATACATCTGGATACCGGTGCGCTTTACAGAGGAATTACATGGTTTGCATTACAGAACTGTATCGATAAAAATAATTCCATTGATCTTCAGGAACTGTTCTCTTCTTTAGACCAGATTGAACTTGAATTCAGAAATGACAACGGCGAGCTGGTTCTGTACCTTAATCACATTGATATTTCCAAACAGATCCGTACCAATGAAGTTTCAGACAATGTAAGTATTGTGGCCAAACAAAAAGAAGTAAGAGACTTTCTACTCCACTCCCAACGCTCGCTGGCAGAAAAAGGTGGCATTATTATGGACGGACGTGACATAGGGACAGTAGTTCTGCCAAATGCGGACTATAAATTCTTTCTTACTGCCAGTATTGACGAAAGAACCAACAGAAGATATTTTGAATTGGCAGGCCTTGGAATTCAGGCAGACAGAGAGCAGGTAAAACAAAACCTTATAGTTCGCGATAAGATAGACAGTGAAAGGGAAATAGCCCCTTTAAAGCAGGCTGAAGATGCCATAGTGATCGACAATACGACGCTTACAAAAGAAGAAACAATAGAACTTATTTTATCCTATATCAAAAAGTTTTAA
- the pyrH gene encoding UMP kinase codes for MKYKRILLKLSGEALMGNRQYGIDNERLQEYAAEIKTVVEKGCEVAIVIGGGNIFRGVAGAAKGMDRVQGDYMGMLATVINGMALQGALEDAGIKTRLQSAIEMDKVAEPFIKRKAVRHLEKGRVVIFGAGTGNPYFTTDTAATLRAIEIGADVILKGTRVDGIYDSDPEKNADAVKYNSLSFDEVYAKNLKVMDMTAFTLSHENKLPIIVFDMNKDGNLEKIVDGENVGTLVDL; via the coding sequence ATGAAATATAAAAGAATCCTTCTAAAACTGAGTGGCGAGGCCTTAATGGGGAACAGACAATATGGTATAGACAATGAAAGACTGCAGGAATATGCTGCTGAGATCAAAACTGTAGTGGAAAAAGGCTGTGAAGTTGCGATCGTCATTGGAGGAGGAAACATTTTCCGTGGCGTAGCGGGAGCTGCAAAGGGAATGGACAGGGTGCAGGGTGATTATATGGGAATGCTGGCCACAGTGATCAACGGAATGGCACTTCAGGGAGCACTTGAAGATGCAGGAATCAAAACAAGACTTCAGTCTGCCATAGAAATGGATAAAGTAGCTGAACCTTTCATCAAAAGAAAAGCAGTAAGACACCTTGAAAAAGGGAGAGTAGTGATCTTCGGTGCAGGAACAGGAAACCCTTATTTTACAACGGATACGGCAGCAACTTTAAGAGCTATCGAAATCGGAGCTGATGTGATTTTAAAAGGAACCAGAGTAGATGGAATCTATGACAGCGATCCTGAAAAGAATGCTGATGCTGTAAAATATAATTCACTGTCATTCGACGAGGTGTATGCCAAGAACCTTAAGGTAATGGATATGACGGCCTTTACTTTAAGCCATGAAAATAAATTACCGATTATTGTATTCGATATGAACAAGGATGGGAATTTAGAAAAGATTGTGGATGGCGAAAATGTAGGTACGTTGGTTGATTTATAG
- the frr gene encoding ribosome recycling factor, with product MEELDLILESVKQDMDGAIKHLDHAFQRIRAGRASTSMVQDVMVEYYGAPTPINQVANVSVPDAMTISIQPWDRTAIGAIEKAIINSNLGFAPSNNGENIILNVPPLTEERRRELAKQAKVEAEGTKVTIRNARQDGLKELKKLEGVSEDVIKGVEEEIQGFTDKYVKLCDEHLKTKEAEIMKV from the coding sequence ATGGAAGAATTAGATCTTATATTAGAATCTGTAAAGCAGGACATGGATGGCGCTATAAAGCACTTGGATCATGCATTTCAAAGAATTAGAGCTGGACGTGCTTCTACGTCGATGGTTCAGGATGTAATGGTAGAATACTACGGTGCGCCAACTCCTATTAACCAGGTTGCCAATGTTTCTGTACCGGATGCGATGACCATCTCTATCCAACCTTGGGACAGAACGGCTATCGGTGCTATTGAAAAAGCTATTATTAATTCAAATTTAGGTTTTGCACCTTCTAATAACGGGGAAAATATTATTCTTAACGTTCCGCCTTTAACTGAGGAAAGAAGAAGAGAACTGGCAAAGCAGGCTAAAGTAGAGGCTGAAGGAACAAAAGTAACTATAAGAAACGCAAGACAGGACGGTTTGAAAGAACTAAAAAAACTGGAAGGAGTTTCTGAAGATGTTATAAAGGGCGTGGAAGAAGAAATCCAAGGCTTTACTGACAAGTACGTGAAGCTTTGCGACGAGCATCTTAAAACGAAAGAGGCTGAAATTATGAAAGTGTAA
- a CDS encoding YtxH domain-containing protein, giving the protein MSKNGKNTAGILAGLLAGAAAGVILGMLYAPEEGKETRKKIKDKAGDLKDQAKNKYGEVSEKVKDQYSNISSTFKETASTVAHTVKDGYDKYKDQIVSKTADVVKDVEAELNDLKK; this is encoded by the coding sequence ATGTCTAAAAACGGAAAAAATACAGCAGGTATATTGGCAGGACTTCTTGCAGGTGCTGCAGCAGGTGTAATCTTAGGAATGCTTTATGCACCCGAAGAAGGTAAAGAAACAAGAAAAAAAATCAAAGATAAAGCAGGAGATCTAAAAGATCAGGCTAAAAATAAGTATGGTGAAGTTTCTGAAAAAGTAAAAGATCAGTACAGCAACATATCTTCTACTTTCAAAGAAACCGCAAGCACTGTAGCTCATACTGTAAAAGACGGATATGATAAATATAAAGATCAGATTGTTTCCAAAACTGCAGATGTAGTAAAAGATGTAGAAGCGGAACTGAATGATCTTAAAAAATAA
- a CDS encoding PhzF family phenazine biosynthesis isomerase, with product MKNILIYQIDSFTSEKFKGNPAGVVLNADGLSDEIMQLIARELNNSETAFIFSPADSQSDYTVRYFTPSTEVPSCGHATIAAIYAKAIEDHLESCVLRINTKIGILPIEIEKTDNDYLITMTQGTFTLSPEFDDNTAQKLIAALNLTASDLEESCPIQIASTGHSKVMIGIKSRKILNELQPDMSALTRLSHEIGCNGYFVFTFDSDHQDVLTYGRMFAPAIGIAEDPVTGNANGPLGGYLVQNIAGHLQG from the coding sequence ATGAAGAATATATTAATTTATCAGATAGACTCTTTCACCTCAGAAAAGTTCAAAGGAAATCCCGCCGGCGTGGTGCTAAATGCGGATGGACTGAGTGACGAAATCATGCAGCTGATAGCAAGGGAACTTAATAATTCAGAAACCGCTTTTATTTTTTCTCCTGCGGATAGCCAAAGTGATTATACGGTTCGTTATTTTACCCCATCTACAGAAGTTCCGTCATGTGGACACGCTACCATTGCTGCCATATATGCCAAGGCAATTGAAGACCATCTTGAATCCTGTGTTTTACGGATCAATACCAAAATTGGAATTCTTCCGATTGAAATTGAAAAAACAGATAATGATTATCTGATCACAATGACGCAGGGAACTTTCACCTTAAGTCCGGAATTTGATGATAACACAGCTCAAAAACTGATAGCTGCATTGAATCTGACCGCTTCTGATCTTGAAGAAAGCTGCCCGATACAAATTGCATCCACCGGCCATTCAAAAGTAATGATAGGCATTAAAAGTCGGAAAATACTGAATGAACTTCAGCCCGACATGAGCGCTCTCACCCGGTTAAGTCACGAAATTGGATGTAATGGATATTTTGTATTTACATTTGATTCCGACCATCAAGACGTGCTGACCTACGGGCGAATGTTTGCCCCTGCCATCGGAATTGCAGAAGATCCCGTAACCGGAAATGCAAACGGGCCTTTGGGCGGATATCTGGTTCAGAATATAGCTGGCCACCTACAAGGATGA